One window of the Anaeromyxobacter dehalogenans 2CP-C genome contains the following:
- a CDS encoding amidase, with protein MRLPEYDRLDALGLAELVARREVTALELLEAALERADRRNPPINAIVARYDDEARARARGPLPAGPLSGVPFLLKDLLAAWKGHPYTCSSRLLAGFVAPEDAETVRRFQAAGLVLFGQTNTPELGVMGVTEPALRGPTRNPWNPAFTSGGSSGGSAAAVAARIVPAAHGNDGGGSLRIPASVCGVFALKATRGRVTLAPAFGEALGGFAIDGVLTRSVRDSAALLDAIDGPAPGDPYAAPPKARPFLAEVGAPPGRLRIAFTREGLFARATDPECAAAVDAAARLLADLGHELVEARPKFPRDALARAYLVTLAAQTAADVALAARHAGRRPRAGDLEPETAALAAGGRALSAQDLVLARVELEQASRGVAAFFEHHDALLTPTLARPPVRVGALAARSHERLALRLVARFGSRRLLERLFDDLGSRSFDATGNTMLFNQTGQPAMSLPLHFSRDGLPIGVQVVGRFGGEATLFRLAAQVEQAAPWAGRVPPLSA; from the coding sequence GTGCGACTGCCGGAGTACGACCGCCTCGACGCGCTCGGCCTGGCCGAGCTGGTCGCGCGCCGCGAGGTGACGGCGCTCGAGCTGCTGGAGGCGGCCCTGGAGCGCGCCGACCGGCGCAACCCGCCCATCAACGCCATCGTCGCCCGCTACGACGACGAGGCGCGGGCGCGCGCGCGCGGCCCGCTCCCGGCCGGCCCGCTCTCCGGCGTGCCGTTCCTGCTGAAGGACCTGCTCGCCGCGTGGAAGGGCCACCCGTACACGTGCTCCTCGCGGCTGCTGGCCGGGTTCGTGGCGCCGGAGGACGCCGAGACGGTGCGCCGCTTCCAGGCGGCGGGGCTGGTGCTGTTCGGGCAGACCAACACGCCGGAGCTGGGCGTCATGGGCGTCACCGAGCCGGCGCTGCGCGGGCCGACCCGGAACCCGTGGAACCCGGCGTTCACCTCGGGCGGCTCCTCCGGCGGGAGCGCCGCGGCGGTGGCGGCGCGGATCGTCCCCGCCGCGCACGGGAACGACGGCGGCGGCTCGCTGCGCATCCCGGCGTCGGTGTGCGGGGTGTTCGCGCTGAAGGCGACGCGCGGGCGCGTCACGCTGGCCCCGGCGTTCGGCGAGGCGCTGGGCGGGTTCGCGATCGACGGCGTGCTGACGCGCTCGGTGCGCGACTCCGCGGCGCTGCTCGACGCCATCGACGGCCCGGCGCCGGGCGACCCGTACGCGGCGCCGCCGAAGGCCCGGCCGTTCCTCGCCGAGGTGGGCGCGCCGCCGGGGCGCCTGCGCATCGCGTTCACGCGCGAGGGCCTGTTCGCGCGCGCCACCGATCCCGAGTGCGCCGCGGCGGTGGACGCGGCGGCCCGGCTCCTCGCCGACCTCGGCCACGAGCTGGTGGAGGCGCGCCCGAAGTTCCCGCGCGACGCGCTGGCGCGCGCGTACCTGGTGACGCTCGCGGCGCAGACCGCGGCCGACGTCGCGCTCGCCGCCCGCCACGCGGGCCGCCGCCCGCGCGCCGGGGACCTCGAGCCGGAGACGGCCGCGCTCGCCGCAGGCGGCCGCGCGCTCTCGGCGCAGGACCTGGTGCTCGCCCGCGTCGAGCTGGAGCAGGCCTCGCGCGGCGTGGCGGCGTTCTTCGAGCACCACGACGCGCTGCTCACGCCCACGCTGGCGCGGCCGCCGGTCCGCGTCGGGGCGCTCGCGGCGCGCTCGCACGAGCGGCTGGCGCTGCGGCTGGTGGCGCGGTTCGGCTCGCGCCGGCTGCTGGAGCGGCTCTTCGACGACCTGGGGAGCCGCTCGTTCGACGCCACCGGGAACACCATGCTGTTCAACCAGACCGGCCAGCCGGCGATGAGCCTGCCGCTCCACTTCAGCCGCGACGGCCTGCCCATCGGCGTGCAGGTGGTGGGGCGGTTCGGGGGCGAGGCGACGCTGTTCCGGCTCGCGGCGCAGGTGGAGCAGGCCGCGCCCTGGGCCGGCCGGGTCCCGCCGCTCAGCGCGTGA
- a CDS encoding SLC13 family permease has product MAAALVLGTVLLALVLFWTEWVPVEVTSLLVICVLAATGVLTPRQAFSGFSDDTVIFIFTLLAMTQGLAATGVVKAVGERLTVLGRFGPTPFLVALLVTVAAFSSFVSNTVTAAAFLPVAVSGAERVGMPKREVLMPMAYASMLGGTVLLFGTSTNLVMSAAMARSGLGRIGVTELAPLGLPIAVLGIALVVLVARPLLRRGERPAEPEAVPERAYLSEVAVPAGSPHVGQPLSEVAPTLGARPVAVVRDGEPRPAEPGAVLAPDDRVVVEGRREEIVGAAAAPGVALGTGAAAAPPEPAPGAPDAPVVVEASVPPGSRLAGKALAEADLAAQLGLDVLGIHRRPVVQRLTKLQLLAPGRRRGGSIGALPIAAGDLLLLRGSRERVRALADGGLLLVLSGVDAEPLRRRKALLAAAIFLAALGVGTAGRMPMAVAGLAGLLAMIFTGCVDARRALRVDWRVVLLVGSMLALGLAMEESGAGRLVGERLAAAGTLAGPHGVLLALVVLTIVLSAPMSNQAAALVMLPVAIAAAHRLGVDPRPFAIGVTLAGSCSFVTPLEPASMLVYGAGRYRFADFVRVGTPLTLAIVALLTLGVPLVWPFTR; this is encoded by the coding sequence GTGGCGGCGGCCCTGGTCCTCGGCACGGTGCTCCTCGCGCTCGTGCTCTTCTGGACGGAGTGGGTCCCGGTGGAGGTCACCTCGCTTCTGGTGATCTGCGTGCTCGCGGCGACCGGCGTGCTCACGCCCAGGCAGGCGTTCTCCGGGTTCTCCGACGACACCGTGATCTTCATCTTCACCCTGCTCGCCATGACGCAGGGGCTCGCGGCCACCGGGGTGGTGAAGGCGGTCGGCGAGCGGCTCACCGTCCTGGGCCGGTTCGGGCCGACCCCGTTCCTCGTCGCGCTGCTCGTGACCGTGGCGGCGTTCTCCTCCTTCGTCTCGAACACGGTCACCGCCGCGGCGTTCCTGCCGGTGGCGGTGAGCGGCGCCGAGCGCGTGGGGATGCCCAAGCGCGAGGTGCTGATGCCGATGGCGTACGCCTCGATGCTGGGCGGCACGGTGCTCCTGTTCGGGACCTCCACGAACCTGGTGATGAGCGCCGCCATGGCGCGCTCCGGGCTCGGCCGGATCGGCGTCACCGAGCTGGCGCCGCTCGGGCTGCCCATCGCGGTGCTGGGGATCGCGCTGGTGGTGCTCGTCGCCAGGCCGCTGCTCCGGCGCGGCGAGCGGCCCGCCGAGCCGGAGGCGGTGCCGGAGCGCGCGTACCTCTCCGAGGTGGCGGTGCCGGCGGGCTCGCCGCACGTGGGCCAGCCGCTCTCGGAGGTCGCGCCGACGCTCGGCGCGCGCCCGGTCGCGGTGGTGAGGGACGGCGAGCCGCGGCCCGCCGAGCCGGGCGCGGTGCTCGCGCCGGACGATCGCGTGGTGGTGGAGGGCCGGCGCGAGGAGATCGTCGGGGCCGCCGCCGCGCCCGGGGTGGCGCTCGGCACCGGCGCCGCGGCGGCCCCGCCGGAGCCTGCGCCGGGCGCGCCGGACGCGCCGGTGGTGGTGGAGGCGTCGGTCCCGCCCGGCTCGCGGCTGGCCGGGAAGGCGCTGGCCGAGGCGGATCTGGCCGCGCAGCTGGGCCTCGACGTGCTGGGGATCCACCGGCGCCCCGTCGTGCAGCGCCTCACCAAGCTGCAGCTCCTCGCGCCGGGGCGCCGGCGCGGCGGGTCGATCGGCGCGCTCCCCATCGCGGCCGGCGACCTGCTGCTGCTCCGCGGCTCGCGCGAGCGGGTCCGCGCGCTCGCCGACGGCGGGCTGCTCCTCGTGCTGAGCGGCGTGGACGCCGAGCCGCTCCGGCGGCGGAAGGCGCTGCTCGCCGCGGCGATCTTCCTGGCGGCGCTGGGGGTCGGGACCGCGGGGCGGATGCCCATGGCGGTGGCGGGGCTGGCGGGGCTGCTCGCGATGATCTTCACCGGCTGCGTGGACGCGCGCCGGGCCCTCCGGGTGGACTGGCGCGTGGTGCTGCTGGTCGGGTCGATGCTGGCGCTCGGGCTCGCCATGGAGGAGAGCGGCGCCGGGCGCCTCGTCGGCGAGCGGCTCGCCGCGGCGGGCACGCTGGCCGGCCCGCACGGCGTGCTGCTCGCCCTGGTGGTGCTCACCATCGTCCTGTCCGCGCCCATGAGCAACCAGGCCGCCGCGCTGGTGATGCTGCCCGTCGCCATCGCCGCCGCGCACCGGCTCGGGGTGGACCCGCGCCCGTTCGCGATCGGCGTGACGCTGGCCGGCTCCTGCTCGTTCGTGACGCCGCTCGAGCCGGCCTCGATGCTGGTCTACGGCGCGGGCCGCTACCGGTTCGCCGACTTCGTGCGGGTGGGGACGCCGCTCACGCTCGCGATCGTGGCGCTGCTCACCCTGGGGGTCCCGCTGGTCTGGCCGTTCACGCGCTGA
- a CDS encoding histone deacetylase family protein — MPQRVLLVSHPDCQAHDPGPGHPERQARLEAALEALAADPALGPEVLERVEAARATEQALLRVHTPGHLARVRGHVEAAARTGMLDWLEPETPVSAGSWRAAVAAAGAAIEAAERVARGEARAAFALVRPPGHHAWADRAGGYCLLNNVAIAARAVQAAGLARRVLVVDWDVHHCDGTQSIFWEDSAVYVLSVHLWPHYPHTGAPEERGAGAGEGTTRNVAVPHGTRAPEQRRLFEDGLAAALAEFRPDLVLLSAGFDPLEGDPEGGLHLEPSDLHAMTRTLVERCAAADCDRIAAVLEGGYVPPRLGEGVVQVVRALAGLPAA; from the coding sequence ATGCCGCAGCGCGTCCTCCTCGTCTCCCACCCCGACTGCCAGGCGCACGATCCCGGCCCCGGGCACCCCGAGCGCCAGGCGCGGCTCGAGGCCGCGCTGGAGGCGCTCGCCGCGGACCCCGCCCTCGGCCCGGAGGTGCTGGAGCGGGTCGAGGCGGCGCGCGCGACCGAGCAGGCGCTGCTGCGCGTGCACACGCCCGGGCACCTCGCCCGCGTGCGCGGCCACGTGGAGGCGGCCGCGCGCACCGGGATGCTCGACTGGCTCGAGCCGGAGACGCCGGTGTCGGCGGGCTCGTGGCGGGCGGCGGTGGCGGCGGCCGGCGCGGCGATCGAGGCGGCCGAGCGGGTGGCGCGCGGCGAGGCGCGGGCGGCGTTCGCGCTGGTCCGGCCGCCCGGGCACCACGCCTGGGCCGACCGCGCCGGCGGGTACTGCCTGCTCAACAACGTCGCGATCGCGGCGCGCGCGGTCCAGGCGGCGGGGCTGGCGCGGCGGGTGCTCGTGGTGGACTGGGACGTCCACCACTGCGACGGCACGCAGTCGATCTTCTGGGAGGACTCCGCGGTCTACGTGCTCTCCGTGCACCTGTGGCCGCACTACCCGCACACGGGCGCGCCGGAGGAGCGCGGCGCCGGCGCGGGCGAGGGGACGACCCGCAACGTGGCGGTGCCGCACGGCACGCGCGCCCCTGAGCAGCGGCGCCTGTTCGAGGACGGGCTCGCGGCGGCGCTCGCGGAGTTCCGCCCGGACCTGGTGCTGCTCTCGGCCGGCTTCGATCCGCTGGAGGGCGATCCGGAGGGCGGCCTGCACCTCGAGCCCTCCGACCTGCACGCGATGACCCGCACGCTGGTGGAGCGCTGCGCCGCGGCGGACTGCGATCGGATCGCGGCGGTGCTGGAGGGCGGCTACGTCCCGCCGCGCCTGGGCGAGGGCGTGGTGCAGGTGGTGCGCGCGCTCGCCGGGCTGCCGGCGGCCTAG
- a CDS encoding DUF6064 family protein, with the protein MGVPFGSQQLLDAFEQFNRAVWPMPLVAYALALLALVLAVRGGRGASAGAALVLALLWAAAAAFHASAFARVSPLAPAFAAAFVVQAVLFATASVRGGLSFHARPGGLTTAGLSLMLYAAAVYPLVGALAGHAYPRAPAFGVTPCPNTIFTLGLLLLTDRPVPRRLLVIPFLWSLFGIPAALELGMTEDLPLPFAGVLATGLLLGRDRPRVHRRPAARGAGAR; encoded by the coding sequence ATGGGCGTCCCCTTCGGCTCGCAGCAGCTCCTCGACGCGTTCGAGCAGTTCAACCGCGCGGTGTGGCCCATGCCGCTCGTCGCGTACGCGCTCGCGCTCCTCGCGCTCGTGCTCGCGGTGCGCGGCGGGCGCGGGGCGAGCGCCGGCGCCGCGCTCGTGCTCGCGCTCCTGTGGGCGGCCGCCGCCGCGTTCCACGCGAGCGCGTTCGCGCGCGTGTCCCCGCTCGCGCCGGCGTTCGCCGCGGCGTTCGTGGTGCAGGCGGTGCTGTTCGCGACGGCGTCGGTGCGCGGGGGGCTGTCGTTCCACGCCCGGCCCGGCGGGCTCACCACCGCGGGCCTCTCGCTCATGCTCTACGCCGCGGCCGTCTACCCGCTCGTCGGCGCGCTCGCGGGGCACGCCTACCCGCGCGCGCCCGCGTTCGGCGTGACGCCCTGCCCCAACACGATCTTCACCCTGGGCCTGCTGCTGCTCACCGACCGGCCGGTGCCGCGCCGGCTCCTGGTGATCCCGTTCCTGTGGTCGCTCTTCGGCATCCCGGCCGCGCTCGAGCTGGGCATGACCGAGGATCTCCCGCTGCCGTTCGCCGGCGTGCTCGCCACCGGCCTCCTGCTCGGCCGCGATCGGCCGCGCGTCCACCGCCGCCCCGCCGCCCGCGGCGCGGGCGCGCGCTGA
- a CDS encoding SMP-30/gluconolactonase/LRE family protein, with the protein MAFVARPHPARPFPLALTLLGAAASALALACQHAPAAPPAPAAPAAAAAAAGGGAAPQDPGDPGLPYLRAWLAAGQGDADGALALLRSLDEAGWSNGMDPADFPALAGRPELKALAARFAARVPSTPHAPLAATLAEPGLVAEGIAADPRDGALYVGSMRLRKIVRVDPGGAARDLVGPGAGLDQVLGIKVDAARGLLWAATLRRADAAGGTTARTRLVAFDLAGGAPRRSAGLDGPGHMLNDLAVAEDGTVYATDSEGGEVWRLDPGADALAPAGGGRRWVYANGIAFADGRLLVADATGLWDLPRDGGAPRRLRGPGRFPLTGIDGLSAAGRTLVAVQNGAGLPRIVRLELEPGAAGVRTAEVLETANPGWHVPTTGALLPGAFVYIGNSHVDGWKDGKLAPAGMEPTRIYRLAVGGIAP; encoded by the coding sequence ATGGCCTTCGTCGCGCGCCCGCACCCTGCCCGGCCGTTCCCGCTCGCGCTCACCCTCCTCGGGGCCGCGGCGAGCGCCCTCGCCCTCGCGTGCCAGCACGCGCCGGCCGCGCCGCCCGCGCCTGCGGCCCCGGCCGCGGCCGCGGCCGCCGCCGGTGGCGGCGCCGCGCCGCAGGATCCGGGCGATCCCGGCCTCCCCTACCTGCGGGCGTGGCTCGCCGCCGGCCAGGGCGATGCCGACGGCGCCCTGGCGCTGCTCCGGTCGCTCGACGAGGCCGGCTGGTCGAACGGGATGGATCCCGCCGACTTCCCCGCGCTGGCGGGCCGCCCCGAGCTGAAGGCGCTCGCCGCCCGCTTCGCCGCGCGCGTGCCCTCGACGCCGCACGCGCCGCTCGCCGCCACGCTGGCCGAGCCGGGCCTGGTGGCGGAGGGCATCGCGGCCGACCCGCGCGACGGCGCGCTCTACGTCGGGAGCATGCGGCTGCGGAAGATCGTGCGCGTGGACCCCGGCGGCGCGGCGCGCGACCTCGTCGGCCCCGGCGCCGGGCTCGACCAGGTGCTCGGGATCAAGGTGGACGCCGCGCGCGGCCTGCTGTGGGCGGCCACCCTCCGGCGCGCCGACGCGGCCGGCGGGACGACGGCGCGCACCCGCCTCGTCGCGTTCGACCTCGCCGGCGGGGCGCCGCGACGGAGCGCCGGGCTGGACGGGCCGGGCCACATGCTGAACGACCTCGCCGTCGCCGAGGACGGCACCGTGTACGCGACCGACAGCGAGGGCGGAGAGGTGTGGCGGCTCGACCCCGGCGCCGACGCGCTGGCGCCCGCCGGCGGCGGGCGGCGCTGGGTCTACGCGAACGGCATCGCGTTCGCCGACGGCCGGCTCCTCGTCGCCGACGCGACGGGCCTGTGGGACCTGCCGCGCGATGGCGGCGCGCCCCGCCGCCTGCGCGGGCCCGGCCGCTTCCCGCTGACCGGCATCGACGGCCTCTCCGCCGCCGGCCGGACGCTCGTCGCCGTCCAGAACGGCGCCGGCCTCCCGCGCATCGTCCGCCTCGAGCTCGAGCCCGGCGCCGCCGGCGTCCGGACGGCCGAGGTGCTCGAGACCGCCAACCCCGGCTGGCACGTGCCCACCACCGGCGCGCTGCTGCCCGGCGCGTTCGTCTACATCGGCAACAGCCACGTGGACGGCTGGAAGGACGGGAAGCTCGCGCCCGCGGGGATGGAGCCGACGCGGATCTACCGGCTGGCCGTGGGCGGGATTGCTCCGTAG
- a CDS encoding DNA cytosine methyltransferase, with the protein MLSVAGLFAGIGGLELGMARSGHHTKLLCENDACARAVLDARFPEVPKHGDIRTLERLPKDTSLVTAGFPCQDLSQAGKTAGILGSRSGLVGEVFRLLEQSTVPWILLENVPFMLQLSRGRAMDVIVQGFETLGYRWAYRVVDTRAFGLPQRRERVFFLASLEEDPRSVLFADEAGAPEQEDPAGLACGFYWTEGVRGLGWAVNAVPTLKGGSTIGIPSAPAILLPSGEIVKPALRDLERLQGFQPDWTKPAEAVAKRGYRWKLVGNAVTVDVAAWIGDRLARPLPPVNAVGQRLLPGSAWPRAAWNVGDGRFCAPLSAWPVRRRGAPLHRFLKDDPELLSAKATAGFLGRARTSTLRFPPGFLASVDAHLRRMQALAAA; encoded by the coding sequence GTGCTCAGCGTTGCGGGCCTGTTCGCGGGCATCGGGGGACTCGAACTCGGAATGGCACGCTCGGGGCATCACACGAAGCTCCTGTGCGAGAACGACGCGTGTGCGCGCGCGGTTCTCGATGCCCGATTTCCCGAGGTGCCGAAGCACGGGGACATTCGAACTCTCGAGCGCCTACCCAAAGACACATCCCTCGTCACCGCGGGTTTCCCATGCCAGGACTTGAGCCAGGCGGGGAAGACGGCGGGCATTCTTGGGTCTCGATCCGGCCTCGTCGGAGAAGTGTTTCGACTGCTAGAGCAGTCCACCGTCCCGTGGATCTTGCTCGAGAACGTCCCGTTCATGCTTCAACTCAGCCGCGGGCGGGCGATGGACGTGATCGTTCAGGGGTTCGAGACACTCGGGTATCGTTGGGCCTACCGGGTTGTGGACACGCGGGCATTTGGCCTCCCACAACGTCGGGAGCGCGTGTTTTTTCTCGCGTCGCTGGAAGAAGACCCCCGCTCGGTCCTGTTCGCCGATGAAGCAGGAGCGCCGGAGCAGGAGGATCCCGCAGGCCTGGCCTGCGGGTTCTACTGGACGGAGGGCGTTCGCGGTCTGGGCTGGGCGGTCAACGCGGTCCCAACGTTGAAGGGGGGATCGACCATCGGGATCCCTTCTGCTCCCGCGATCTTGCTGCCGTCAGGCGAAATCGTGAAGCCTGCCCTTCGCGATCTCGAGCGCCTTCAGGGATTCCAGCCAGACTGGACGAAACCGGCTGAAGCCGTTGCCAAGCGCGGGTACCGTTGGAAGCTAGTGGGCAACGCGGTGACGGTCGATGTGGCCGCCTGGATTGGTGACCGACTCGCGCGACCACTGCCGCCCGTGAACGCAGTGGGTCAGCGCCTCCTGCCCGGTTCGGCATGGCCGCGAGCCGCCTGGAACGTCGGCGATGGTCGGTTCTGCGCGCCGCTCTCAGCCTGGCCCGTCCGTCGTCGCGGTGCGCCTCTGCATCGTTTCCTGAAGGACGATCCAGAGTTGCTGTCCGCCAAAGCCACCGCAGGTTTCCTGGGGCGCGCGCGAACGAGCACGCTCCGCTTTCCTCCGGGATTTCTCGCGTCGGTGGACGCCCACCTGAGAAGGATGCAAGCTCTCGCGGCGGCATGA